The Rhodamnia argentea isolate NSW1041297 chromosome 7, ASM2092103v1, whole genome shotgun sequence genome contains the following window.
ACTACAATAAAAATCATGTTTACCCATCTTCAAAATAAGAGCCGACCATGCTGCAGTGTCAACTGCACGTCTTAGGGATTGATTTTCATCACCTCCAGGCACTGGAGTTCTTCAAGTCGGCTGTCTCCTTCACGTCTTAGGGAAAGGAAGGATCATTACATTCATCTAGTtccttcatgttttttttttttttgtgttttgtgtTTTGTGAACCTTTCGTGTTTGTATTTTGTGTTGCCTTCTATTGGGTATTCAGTCAACTTGTGGTCTGCTATGATTGGCTTAACTGAATGATTGAATGAACCGCCTAGTCGTTCGGCTAGATGTTTATTTGCTGAGCCTATAGCTCACTCTCGTTGATGTAACCCTTTTTCGGATAAGCTTCCCGTTTGTGAAGTAGTGGACATGGATGGTAGCGTTGGAGCACGCCGATGGAGACAACAGATAGTACTCTAGAGTAGTTCTTCCTTTGAAATCCTCCCAGTGTAATTTGTGATTTTGTTTTGATGAGATGGGGATTTAACTAACCGGCGTGTGCGTGTTTGTGCATGCGTGCTCGTGTGTATGTATAAAATCAGAGATTCTTGTATGTGGATTGTGTGATTGTATGATAAGTACAAGTTCGCGAACCCTATGAAAGGCCATACCCTATTAGGCGTGCTTGCCATTTCTTTTTACAAGCACTTGTGTCATGTATAGCTGTTGATTGTTTTTAATTGATCAAGCTTCCATATACGCCCTCTACTATTATTGGTATAATATCAGATTAAAGAAGACCGCGATTAGTAAGGCGACGCCTTGGGATGTCACATCGAGTGAGGCCGAGCCTCTCCTATGGCCGACGATTGATAGAACaagacaaaacagaaaaaataaaataaagataaaaataaaaaattataaaatatataaaaaaatcaaaaataaaaagaaagaaagtaaaataaaatataaatataaatgaattaaaaaaggaatgtgaaggagcagagggaggaaagatgaggaaaaatgtttttctcttctaaaaaaaaaaaaatcattttctccacttttgaatgtgtttttttcataggtggaaaatgttttccgtgaACCGAACACcggaaaatctgaaaaatgcTTTTCTCAAAGTTGTTTTCAGGGAAACAAACGGAGTTTTAGTGCGACGATTTTGTAAATCAACCTTATTCCAAATGCTTATTTGAAACCCGACTTTGAAATTTAGTTCGATGATCATGTGATGTCATGGCCAATGGGTTTAGGCCCCTAATCAACAAGAATAGCACACGCCAACTTATTTTGCTCTCTCACACTTGTAATGCAATACAACCATTGGTTTATTCAATCCCCTTATCTTCCAGAGACATGGCTGCTGCTGCGCGCCCTCATCTCACTCGCTACACTCATGACAGTCTAACCGCGAACTCTGACTCCTCGAGCACGTGAAAAGATCAGACCATCGTCACGTGGTATATTTTTTTACCTTGAATTGGTCAAAAATGCCAGTCGGAAAAGCCGGTACATCGCAGACAAGAGGTAAAAGAGAGGGACTTTGCTTCactgagaaaaaggaagaagcgaGGTTGGACACTGGGACCTTGCCCTCTTCTCGTGCCAATGACTCCTTTCTAACTCATGACCATCGCTCGATTCACCCCCCAGACAAACaaagcaatctctctctctctctctctctctctctctctctctctctctccatggatTTTCGTTTAAATTTGTATGTGTATTGTGCAGCTCCAGCGGGGTTAGTGGTGGGGAGGATCTTTGCTCAGCATGCAGTGAGCCGCAGGTGGTGGGGACATTTGCCCACTTTAGCCCCCCCTCCCTCCTTTTCCACAAAGATGGACAAGCGAGCATGGGACCAATGGGGCCGTGTCCTGTCTGCTGCACCACTCAAATAATGCCCACATGGCCACACCCAACATTAGCTGTACCATCCCTGTCTCTTCTTTTGAATATCGGATCATGTCATGAGCTTTTCGTTCGGTCATAGGTAGAGGTCCCTCACAAGACTTTTTGCATATGACAGGAACTAAACcatgaccaaaaaaagattCTAAGATGGATTTGGAAAAACCACacataaaaacaagaaagatgTCGACGACAGACAAACAGTACAAAGTTTAAAATCCAGCACCACCTGTTATATCATGTGTATGGGGATGCTCGTTGCCCAGCACAAGAATCTTATAACACAGGCAAAAGGACATTCAATCAGTGGCAGGCATAAAAGGTGCATGCGATGTCATCCATCTTTAACAAATAGAAGCTAATCTGTTTCCCCTCTGTCTGGCAAGATCTTTGGCAGTGCTAACAATTAAAGAGTCGAATTTCTGACCGAAAGCATGAGAATTGCATCTGCAAGCATTTTCTCGCTTCGTTAGTCTTTTATTCGCATAACAGATATATAGTATTGATAACCACCATACAAGACCAAAGAAGAATATTTGACCCACATCGAAACAGTGCCAgcggaaggaaaaaaaaccaagaCAGCTTTCGCCGGATTGAGAAATGGATATAAGATTGCTGAAAATTCCCAATGTGCATGCCATGGTCTTAAACCATGCATGGTAGCGCACGATGGCCAAAACATAAAAGCTTAAGCCGAATTCCACCTTCACTACAATAAAAATCATGTTTACCCATCTTCAAAATAAGAGCCAACCATGCTCCAATATCAACTGCACGTCTTAGGGATTGATTTTCATCACCTCCAGGCGCTGGAGTTCTTCAAGTCGGCTCCAGTGGCAGTTTCCTATCATCTACGCGCCGTTCATTGCATTATCAGCAAGGACAGCATTGCCATCTTCCATAATCTTGCCATTGACTTGTGTTCTCGGTCTCTGAACAAAGATCAAGAGGACATGTCAATTCCAGTTAATGCACGATATGTGCAGTCGGGAGTTGGAGGTTAtcctttttttcacttgaaTTTACCCAATCAGCAGGGTCTCCGCCATGCCCATTCAAGAGCTTGTGATTCTCTTCTTTGCTTCTAGCATCTTTATCTTTGGTGCTCACTGGTAGGAACAGTGATGAGCCACCAGTCCGGTCAGGAAGTTCTGcatgaacaaaagaagaaatcattaCAATATATCTACTGCCCTGTTGCATTGACAAAAGACACAGATAGATGCAAAGGTTACACAGGCTAACCTGGAAATGTCTTGTCAATGAAGAATACCACCAAATTGACAGTATACCTGCGGATTAAGCACAATAAGAGCTTCAGCAAGAAATGCATCAGCAGTGCTGAAGAGAGATACTGACAATAAGACAGAATTTTACCATGCAACAACGACATCAACTGTGTAATGTTTTCGCGATGCAACAATCAAGAAGCTCTGTACCGCAGCAATCAACCAAGCAAACTGCTTTATAAACCTGCAACAAAAGCAGATATGAATTTGACGTGTAAATACAAGTTCGTAGAACGTTCAAACTCATCAATATGGATTTAGAGGATACTTGACAATTACATGTCCGACTCATAAAAACTAATCCACTAAAAAATTAGCCATGACCAAACATCTTCCACCAAAATATCCAGAGGCCATTTCCCAGTCCCAGTGTTATAGTACCCACTAAAATTGCGAATCCTGAAAATATTCCTCCAATTTTCTGCCCAGTGTGAAAAGAATTCAAAGAGGCTGTGTGGCTGCTGTAAAATCAGATTTATGAGGAAGAAGTAGATGTATAAGAGACTTTCTCCTTGCTCCTTAGAACTCAATTAAGTTCCAAGacctacatatatatatatatatatatatatatatatatatatatatgtagatGTATGTATGTAACACATCACTATTATTTTTTAGCTAACATCTCAGAGACCAACTGCATCTGTGCCCTTGGCAATTGTATTTGTAACAATAACACCAGTCAGAAAATTACTGAGGTCACTAAAGTAGTCGCGGGAAAATTAAATGGAAGTGGTTATAGGTTTATGGCAGCTTGCAAAACAAATTCCTTCCAAAATTAAGATGCCTTACCTCTTTGTGCCATATTTCTGGTACGTGAGCACAAAGACCAAGGTAAATATCATGTGAGATGAGAATATCAGATCACCACAACCATATATCACTCCCCGAGGAACTGCATATTTAGCACACGAAAGGAGTAAGAATATTAACAACTTAGGATAATGCCTATGAAAGCCATAAAAATGAAGTCACTCACAGTTGATTAGAAGAACTTCTGCTACACTATGCGGACGAGGTAATCTGGCAAGTTTCGATCCCTGAATAGTATTGCACCAAGAAGTCAACAAAGTGTAGATCAACAAAGTAAATGATTCCTTGGCTCTAAATAACAAACATTTGTGAATAGCTGGAACAAACTTCTATGAAAGATGAGAGACTCTACCTCACGGCAGTGGTAGTTTGGACCTGGAAGCTGTGTAGAGTAAAATGTGATGATCCGAAGAATTTGACAAGCCTGCATTatttgtcaaaaaataaaatttaggtttAGCAATAACAATGCAATAAGAGCTAACTGCTTGATCTTTCCCATTTGACATCCCAATCACTCTTACAATCGAAAAAATGCGCACACTAATGTAAATGAGACAATTTAAATGAAAACAGCACTTACAACAAGAAAAGCTAAGACCCTGCACCAGACAAGAACAGTGTAGATTTTTTTGGTCTTCAGAATGAAAGGATGGAAGGTCCACTGCAAAAAATATGGCCCACATTAGTTCATGTCCACCacgaaagaaaacaaacaaagactAGCCTTCTTCAATCTATTTATGCACAAGAACAATTGCAGACCATACTCCTTTCGATTGATAATCAAGATTTGCATTCTATTCACATCTCCTCGGTGATATTAGGCATCACTAGAATTCATATTACTAAAGGCGTAAAGTAACAAACATTCGAGATTCATCCAGTGTGCCATTATGGTTTTGCATCTTCCCCGAGATGCCAACAAATTACTAAGCAGTTCCAATGTTCGGATAAATggataaaaaaatgatcaagctACTTGAGacttgaaaaacaaaaaggttaCCAATACGAAAGATATGAAGACGAAAGTGAATACAGTCTCGCTGATGTAAGCTTTGTCCTGGCCAAGCTCCTGTACACACAAAAACAAACTCTAAGCAAAACATGTGATTCAGAGAATCAAAGGACTATATCATACAAGAGTGATTTTGAACCAACCGGAAGCAGAAGGAATCCAACATCCTGAAGTGTGGGACCAGGCCTATGTAAATAATGTACTCCACGAGCTGCCAGACCATGTATGTACTGCAGAAGAcaaataataaatcaaaaataaggtaagaaaaaaaatcgagcctcgttgaaatttgaaaataaaaaatcaaagtgAAAATCCGTGTAGAGAGCTTTAGTCAATGAAATTTAATGGCCAACAAATTGAGAGTAAAGAAACGCCGTTGAGTTCTTAATTTCACCTAAAACAGAGAATTAAAGTAACCTCATTAAGCAATGCTAGAAAGAAACAATAGTCTGTCAATCTTGATATATTACTATGGCATTATGCAACTAAGTGGAAACATGTCCATGATAAGAACTCTGAGACCCAACACCAAATTCTAATCCagcaaaaccaaaaagaaacacaaatcCCAGCAACTGAATCTTCAGATACATGTAGACCAAGTCCTTTTCATTGAAGAAGGCCACTAATGCAAGCAGATGACTCTCCCTTAAGTGAAAAGCATGGACTACAGGAGTTCCCTTGAAGTAACAGAAAGCAATTGTAACACATTACCAAATCCTATGCTTCTCTCGCTCATTCATTACCTTTCGGAAAAGGCCGGTGGACAATTCCCGGCAACATCAATGTTCAAATGCGAGGAATTGGTGCCGGTATGCCGAACAGAGTACTGGCCAAATTTGAACGAAAAGGGTGACCCCAAAAGCATACCTTTTTAACACCCCACCCCAACATTCTTCAAAactttgacaaatttaactTGGGACATTCGACAATCAGATTTGGGAAAAGGAACACGAAAACGCAATCTaagtattaaaaaaagataGTCTGCATCATCAGATTCGGTAAAGAGTTGAGCAATTACAAGCGATTAGAACCTGAAAAATGAGACCGGCAAGAATGTATCTCCAGTTCTCTGCGAGGAGGTTGATCTCTGTGGTTATCTCCGCGGAAATTCTCTTCCATAGCTTCTCGAACGCAATGGTCAAAAGCGCAgagacacacacaaaaaaaaaaaaaaaatcacatcaatcCAGAGTTCAAACATCCATGAACATCGCAAACCAACATGCACGAAGACATCAGACAAaaatgtaagagagagagagaaagagagagagaccttcgAAGCCTCGCGACCAATGTAAatcgtcatcttcttccccttcttcctctcgTCGTCGTTGTCGTGGTCGAGTAACTAACTACAAGTTCCATATTGCCCTCACAACCATGTTTCCGAGGTCCACCACACCACACATCACCGCGACCTCAATTTTCAAGCACCCATCCGGAACTCCGACCGCTCTCCCccgaggggaaaaaagaaaaagaaaaaacccacccgaaagaaagaaaacgagaCCCGAAGCGTATCTAAAGATCCCGGGTAGGGTGCGGTGGCTCGAACTCCGACACGAACCGCGAATGGGAGCACGATCTGTGGGGGGGGAGAGATCAGGATCTGGTGGCGGGCCGGGGCGGGGCGGGGCGAGGAGGAGCGAGCGAGAGGATGACGAATTGTCCAAGGAGGAGGAAAGGAGAATGGCGACGACGACTATGGCAGAACCGAGAAACGCGTGGCTTGGATGACGAAtcgagagcagagagagagagaaggagggctCGGCTGCGATTTCAATGTGCTTTCTCGGccctgtttttgtttttttgtttgtctgcTGAAACGCGAGTTTTACACGGAGAGACAGTTGAAGGAGGAACGGGGCAGAGGAGCAGGGCTTCTTTATATAACATCAATCACCCCACTCGCccccaaccccaaaaaaaaaaaaaaaataataatatataaaacgaaaaatgaaaaaaaaaagaaaatggcgaGAAAGTTCGCCGCTAGTGACCTCCTCTTGCAAGTTGTAAGTACTCGATCCTTGAAGCATCTTCGTGATTACTTGAGTTTTTACGACCCCGCCCTCGACAATgtttctattttcctatttcgaagaacggatttggaacataaattcgCCCGataacgcaatttcatttttattttattttattttggggcGAATTCTTTGTCTAGAATtagattttgaacaaaaattggAAGTAGAAATTGcctactttttttatttatttatgaaacaaaaataactcttctcattgctcactctctctctctcaagttacTGTCGCCCGTCGCGATCCATTGGCCTCCTCTCTTGCGTCGTTGCCGCCGGTCACCGTTCTTTGATATCCGCTCGCTAGTCGCCCTCCGCTAGCCGCTAGTCTCCATTCGTCGGCCTTCGAGCGCCATTGGCTGTTCACTCaaccatagaaattttatgttgatgttaaacgaatttctatttcggggaatagaaattttatttcattgcTCACAAACTCGTCCATAGAATAGAAATAGAGCACGGTAtgagaatggttgtcattcgCGTCCCAAGCCTTTTAAAAGGCAAAAAGTTAAATTTTGCTTTTCTTCCCCGATTTTAAATTGTTATCTAAACAACAGAAAATATGTGAATTTACATATAATCCGGGTTGAGGAAGTCGAAATGCTTTCGTCACAAAGTTAAATTAAACGAAAAGTTTATGAAGACACGCCCTTAATTAAGCATCTTTTACTTGAGTTTTcgcccccctaaaaaaaaaaaccctcaattttgGTTGTAATCACAACAACCGGATGCGCACTTTGTGCTTGTTTGAGGTTCATTAGTTATACACCGTTTTCTTGAATGATGTTTCTATTTCGATTTTCGAAATGTGGTCACTTGCATTAGTATCGTTTTTTATCTTACTTCGGTGTCACGGGACAATTATGCGTGACGGCCTGTAGGGATTTTATTGAGGATTAGTCAAGTACGCCGAGTCTCGAAAATGTCGTGCATTATAAGGATTTCGTGGAAATTATATTAGGGATACCAAGATCCCGAAATTGAATGGATTGACAAAAGATGTGGCATATTTTCTATTGGTTATTTAAAATGACCTATGGAATTAAATTACTACTCGACATTTGTCACATCATTTTCGTGTAGTATATGAAACGGAGCATCTCCAGCATTACTCATTTTTGTTAACAAGTATCTCGAGCACACTTATTAAGGCAATTAAGCGAGGAAACTTTTGTAGTTTCCAATGCACGTGATTGACATCGTGTTACGGACAACCAGCgcatttgaaattatttatttttctaatcaagtatACTTAACAAGCGTCACAACTTGTTAACATTACCCTTATAGGTTACAATCATGTCAGGAATCGCTCGGAAAATACATTAAGCACTTCACGGTATTGCTTTTTGCTTATCTTCCACAGCATTAACCAATCATGAGACAAGAAAAGTTAATCGATTTGTTTGGTTCTATGAATTTCCAGATAATTGGGTCTCTACATCGGTTTATGAAAAACGTCGAGTAATTATTTAATTCCATAAGATAACTGCTCGGTTATCAGTGCTATGAAAGTATGAACATTTCTATTTTACCGAGTTTTAATCAGTGCATTCGAGACACTTATTAACAAAGACAATCATGACAAAAATACGTGGATCGTTTATATCATAATGTatagctttcttcttcttctttttttttttttttaatttgcggAGCGAGGGGAAAGCATATATTCCCTAGGTGGAAAGTACTACGATTTGTCGGGAGGGCGACATCTATCACtgctattatttttattttaacttctgTTTTCTCGAGACCTAGCATAATCGGAAGAGCAAATAGTCCGACCGGACACGTGTCGGCAGCACAACGAGAATTCAGGTCGAACGAAACTCATCCTCCTCCCCAATCATTCCTCAGATTCAAAGCCTTGTCTTCTTCGGTGAGCAGCTACGAAGTTGGGT
Protein-coding sequences here:
- the LOC115734671 gene encoding phosphatidylinositol:ceramide inositolphosphotransferase 1, encoding MTIYIGREASKLWKRISAEITTEINLLAENWRYILAGLIFQYIHGLAARGVHYLHRPGPTLQDVGFLLLPELGQDKAYISETVFTFVFISFVLWTFHPFILKTKKIYTVLVWCRVLAFLVACQILRIITFYSTQLPGPNYHCREGSKLARLPRPHSVAEVLLINFPRGVIYGCGDLIFSSHMIFTLVFVLTYQKYGTKRFIKQFAWLIAAVQSFLIVASRKHYTVDVVVAWYTVNLVVFFIDKTFPELPDRTGGSSLFLPVSTKDKDARSKEENHKLLNGHGGDPADWRPRTQVNGKIMEDGNAVLADNAMNGA